A genomic region of Tigriopus californicus strain San Diego chromosome 1, Tcal_SD_v2.1, whole genome shotgun sequence contains the following coding sequences:
- the LOC131883251 gene encoding uncharacterized protein LOC131883251, whose amino-acid sequence MHIAIEGCTHGALDETYAAIAECQAQTGQKIDLLLCCGDFQSVRNLRDLQCMAVPDKYKDMCSFYKYYSGEKVAPILTLFIGGNHEASNVLQELPYGGWVAPNIYYLGYAGVLNVGGVRIGGLSGIYNGHNYLKGHFERPPYDRSTQRSAYHVRNLEAFRLKQLAPDPPQILMSHDWPEDADKFGNLEQLLRFKPHFRDDVQAHKLGSRPAREILDIVQPEYWFSGHLHCKYAAVIEHDGGQSTKFLALDKCLPRRRFLQILSVGSDIEHEEVPLEYDPAWLAILKSTNHLLSVTNRTQHMPGPGYNDRYDFQPTAEEIQAVERLFEGDFRVPKNFQKSAPAFDPEHESLRDLRHTGQSEFELNPQTVAFTEKLQIANPVAMLMSQSEIREQSQVPMELNSTTINEDEIPLGDDDDDDDDDDDDDGDDVKDEKSEPLRKSLILPAPKFEAASSNSVDEVKSSDNGECAFIIDTQGEVDRSIGDAPTPRWPKSIFKIML is encoded by the exons ATGCATATCGCCATTGAAGGTTGCACTCATGGGGCCCTGGACGAGACATACGCCGCCATTGCCGAGTGTCAGGCTCAAACGGGCCAGAAAATCGATCTCTTGCTGTGTTGCGGCGATTTTCAATCCGTCCGCAATCTCCGGGATCTTCAATGTATGGCCGTCCCCGACAAGTACAAGGACATGTGCTCGTTCTACAAGTACTACTCGGGCGAAAAAGTGGCGCCGATCCTGACCCTCTTCATTGGCGGCAATCATGAAGCCAGTAATGTCTTGCAAGAACTACCCTATGGGGGTTGGGTGGCGCCCAATATCTACTATCTAGGTTATGCCGGGGTTTTGAATGTGGGCGGGGTGCGGATTGGCGGATTATCCGGGATTTATAACGGCCACAACTATCTCAAAGGCCACTTTGAACGCCCACCTTATGACCGTAGTACGCAAAGGAGCGCTTATCATGTCCGCAATTTGGAGGCGTTTCGCTTGAAGCAGTTGGCTCCGGATCCGCCGCAGATTCTAATGAGTCATGATTGGCCGGAAGATGCCGATAAATTTGGCAATCTTGAGCAGCTCCTCCGATTCAAGCCCCATTTCCGGGACGATGTCCAGGCCCACAAACTGGGATCTCGACCCGCTCGCGAAATTCTGGACATCGTTCAACCTGAGTATTGGTTCTCGGGTCACTTGCATTGTAAATACGCGGCCGTGATCGAGCATGACGGCGGTCAAAGCACCAAgttcttggccttggacaAATGCTTACCTCGACGACGGTTTCTTCAGATTTTGAGCGTGGGCTCGGACATCGAGCACGAGGAAGTGCCTCTTGAATACGACCCGGCTTGGTTGGCTATCCTCAAATCCACCAATCACCTCCTTTCCGTCACGAACCGCACCCAGCACATGCCTGGGCCGGGTTATAACGATCGGTACGATTTCCAGCCCACGGCGGAGGAGATTCAAGCCGTGGAACGCCTCTTTGAAGGGGATTTCCGGGTCCCCAAGAACTTTCAGAAATCCGCGCCCGCCTTTGATCCTGAGCACGAGAGCCTCCGAGATTTGCGACATACCGGTCAGTCGGAATTCGAGCTCAATCCCCAAACGGTAGCCTTCACGGAGAAGCTACAAATCGCCAACCCGGTGGCCATGCTTATGTCCCAATCAGAAATCCGGGAGCAATCCCAAGTGCCCATGGAGTTGAACTCCACCACGATCAATGAGGATGAAATTCCTTTgggggatgatgatgatgatgatgacgacgacgacgacgacgatggtGATGATGTCAAAGACGAGAAAAGTGAACCGCTGAGAAAGTCCTTGATTCTCCCAGCCCCGAAATTTGAAGCGGCTTCCTCGAATTCCGTGGATGAGGTCAAGAGCTCAGACAACGGAGAATGTGCATTCATTATCGATACTCAAGGCGAGGTTGATCGTTCCATTGGGGATGCACCCACGCCCA GATGGCCCAAGTCAATCTTCAAGATCATGTTATAA